Sequence from the Thermocoleostomius sinensis A174 genome:
TTGGGGATTGTGCCCGATGATCCCGCTGCAATTCGTCAGGCAATTGTTCAGGCAATCTCCCAAGCAGACATGGTGCTGTCGTCGGGTGGTGTTTCTGTAGGCGATTATGATTACGTCGATCGCATCTTGGCAGACTTAGGAGCCGAAATCCACGTGCGAGCGGTTGCTGTCAAACCTGGTAAACCCCTCACTGTTGCTACTTTTTCCAACCCCCAACCCCCAACCCTCTACTTCGGGCTTCCTGGAAACCCTGTGTCTGCTCTGGTCAGTGTTTGGCGATTTGTTCAGCCCGCGTTGCGCAAATTATCTGGATTGTCTGAAGGCTGGAAGCCCACGTTTGTGAGAGGCATCACCCGCCACGACTTGCGATCAGACGGAAAACGTGAGTCTTATCTGTGGGGACGGGTTGAACCGGGAGAAAATACCTATGAGTTTTCCCTAGCAAGTGGATCGCCTAGTTCTGGCAACTTAATTAATTTGGCTCAAACTAATGCGCTAGCGGTTGTGCCGATCGGGCAAACCCATATTCCAGTCGGAGCACCTGTGCAGTTGTTGCTGATTTAATTGCTCTGTTGGAGGAGAACTGGAGTTCAGACTATGTAGAGATAGCACAGACTGAATAACAGGCTGAGGAGGGATCATGAAACGAAATGATGACCGTTTAAGTAGCAAACAGCGGTCAGAACGCCAGTGAATCAACACATGCCCCGTCTAGCTTCAACTACTGCTGTCGAAACACTCAACAATGGTTTTGTCTATTTTCCTTGCTGAAACTCACGTTACTCTAGCGAATTATCAAAGCTTGTTGCAGAAATGAGAGGAAGCATTGCGAGTGCGATAGCGTTGAAGTAAGGCGGTTCACCTAACTGGGAGGCGTTTTATGGGATTTCAAAAAATCTTGGCGGCGATCGATCATTCTCCCTTAAGCGACTTGGTATTTAATCAAGCGCTAGAATTGGCAAAAGCAAACCAATCCAAGCTCCTACTATTTCATTGCGTCACCGCAGATACGGTTATTCTGTCGCCCTCGTTTGCCGGAGAATTTGGCGTCCCTTCCCGGATCATGAGCCAAGCCTATCAAACGGAAGTGGTACGAATTGATCAGCAAATTCACCACATTCAAGCCCTACTCAAACACTATCGCGAACTGGCCACTCAACAACAGGTCGCTGTAGAAGCTGATTATAAAACCGCTGAACCAGGGCAAGGGCTATGTCAAATGGCTCA
This genomic interval carries:
- a CDS encoding universal stress protein, translating into MGFQKILAAIDHSPLSDLVFNQALELAKANQSKLLLFHCVTADTVILSPSFAGEFGVPSRIMSQAYQTEVVRIDQQIHHIQALLKHYRELATQQQVAVEADYKTAEPGQGLCQMAQQWGADLLVLGRRGRKGLTEALLGSVSNYVLHHAPCAVLVIQAPNGASTRSTSSHPEAVAG